From the genome of Oceanococcus atlanticus:
AGACGCTCAACGTTGGCCCGCACCGCACGCAATTCGACTTTGCGCTTGGCGATCCACACATCACCGTTGGGCTTGATCGCGATCAGGATGTTGCCGCGCTCCTGGCGTTCGGTGGTGCTGGCCTGCGGCCGGCTGACATCGATACCGGTTTCCTTGACGAAACTGGTGGTGACGATGAAGAAGATCAACATGATGAACACGATGTCGAGCATCGGGGTCATGTCGATATCGGCTTCCTCAGCGGTGCCGTGATGTTTCCTTCTCATCTCTTAATTACTCTCATGCACACCCAGCTCGTCGTTCAGGTAGTCGGTTTCACGACGAACGACGTGCGGGAAATGGGTCCCGAAATAGATTCCGGACAACGCCACGACCATGCCGGCCATGGTCGGAATAGTGGCCTTGAAGATGCCCGACGCCATGGCCCGGGCATTACCTGTGCCCAGTGCGGCCATGACATCAAAGACCTGGATCATGCCGGTGACCGTGCCCAGCAAGCCGAGCAACGGACACAGAGCAACGATGGTCTTGATCGCGGCGATATTGCGATTGGCTTCCCGGCTGACCTGCGAGACCTTGGCGCGACGAATTTGCCGCGACTGCCAGGAATCGAACTCAGGGCGTTTGCGCCATTGCTCGATCACCTCGCGGGTCATGCGCGGAAAGTCTGTGCGGAAGTAGGTCAATCGCTCCAGGATCAACCCCCACATCAGAATCGCCGCAAACAGGATCACCCACAGGACACCGCCGCCCGCTTCAAGAAAATCGCGAATGGCCGTGAAGAAGTCCATTAGGCCGCTCCGGCGCTCTCAGAGCGTTCCGCGACCAGACCGGCACTTTCTTCTTCCAGAATCTGGATCAGGGCTTTACTCCGGGCGGCCAGCACGCTGTGCAGGAAGACCATCGGAATCGCCACAACCAGACCCAGCACGGTGGTCACCAGCGCCTGCGAAATACCGCCGGCCATCAGCTTCGGATCACCGGTACCGAACAGGGTAATGGCCTGGAAGGTCACGATCATACCGGTGACGGTACCCAGCAGACCCAGCAACGGCGCCACAGCGGCAATGATCTTGAGCAGCGGCAGCCAACGCTCAAGCGCCGGCGTTTCCTTGATGATGGCTTCGTCCAGCTTGGATTCGACAGTTTCCAGATCCGCGTTACGCACCTGCTCGCCGGCCAGCATCACACGACCCAGCGGGTTGTCGTCACGCGCCTTGTCACCACGCTGACGCTTCATCGCGCCACCGATGCTCATCAGCGCCAGACCACGCCAGACTGCCAGCAGCAGACCAATCGCACCCACGCCAATGATGATGTAACCGATCCACGAGCCCTGATTGATGCGCTCGCCGATACCCGGCGCCTGGACGATGACTGACAACAGTGCGCCACGGGTCGGGTCGATGGCCATGCGTACAGGGCCTTCGCTGGCGCCTTCCAGATCCGAAGCCATGCCCAGGTAGCGGCCCTGCGGCTGGCGCTTCAGTTCGGTCAACTTGTCCGTATCCGGCGGGTAAATCAGGAATTTGCCATCGCTGACCGCGGCAAAGGTACCCACTCGGACAACGTCACGGGCGGTTTCGGTGCCATCCGGGTTGATCACCGGCGCAGAATAGGCCACCACGCGACCGCCTTCGGTCATTTCGCGCTGTAGCTCGAACCACAGACGTTCGAGCTTCTCGATCGACGGCAATTCTTTGCTGCGACCCAGCTCCTCGAGGAAATCTTCACGCCCTTCGGTATCCGGCTGCGACGACACATAAGAGCCGCCGACGATGCCGCGCAGATCACCAGCAACCTGACGAACCACGCCAAACATTTCACCCAGCTGACCAATCTTCTGGTTCAGCGCGGTTTCCAGCTCGGACAGGTCCTTTTCGTTCTTCTCGAAATCAGCGATCAGCTGTTCCGAACGCTTTTCGGTGGCGTCTTTCTCTGCTTTGGCCTGACGCAGCAGGGTGGCCTGCTGGTCACGGTTGGCGCGGAACTCAGCCTCACGGCGCTTGTTCTCTGCCTGCTCTGCAGCACGCGCATTGCGGGTCTGCTGAAGCAGATCCATCAGCGGATCACCCTGTGCCGGAGCCTGGCTTGCGAAAACGCCCAAAAGGGCTGCGATCAAAATTCGTTTGTTCATCATTGTCGCCACCCGCCTCACAGATCTTTCGGCGCCGCAACCGGCACAGTCAGAATGTTCGGCGCAGCCTGTTTGCGTGCAATACGCAATCCGTTACGCACCGGTGCTTCATACGCACCACCGAGTTTGGCCCACTGGCCGGTTTCGGTGTTGTAGTAGCCGGTTTCCTCGCCATCCAGGGTCTGGTACATCAGCGCGATACGGCCGATGCGCAGGAAATCCACCGTGCGGGTCTGGCCCTCGGCATCCAGCTCAGCCTGATAGGCCTCGATGGTGCGGGCGTATTCCATTTCGATCTGATAGGCCTCGACGATGCGACGGTACTTTTCGGACGTCGACACGTCGGCGCGATCCATGATCTCGTGCAGGGATGCCACACGCATGCTGCGCTCTTCCTGCAGGAAGGGGATGTCCAGTTCAATGAACTTGTCGAGCGTATCAATCATGCGCAGCATCATCGGGATGACTTCGCGGCTGACGTCGTTGATTTGCTCCAACTGAGTGCGGATGGATTCCATCTCGCTCAGCTGTGAACCAATCTGGCGCTCCATCTGCTCGTTGTAGCGCTTGAGACTGGTGGTCTCACGCGTCACGTAGCGGTACTCCGCGAGCAGTTTTTGTGCTTCATCATCGAGCTTGTCGATGCGCTTCTGAGAATCCTTGGCGGCCGAGTCCATGCGCTTTTGCTGCTGCATGGCCGAGCCCAGGGTATCTGCCGTGGCCGCAGCTGACAGGGTCAACGCGACCGCCGCAGCTCCGAGGCTAAGAACTTTGAACATTAAATGTACCCACTTGATGCTGGTGCGAGAATCAGCCCTGGCTATAGCAAAAGCCAGGCCAGAATTTCGTTAGAGCCGAAAAATTATACACTTACGCATAATCCTGCAAGTGTGCGCCGCACAAATGCAAGAGCCACAACGCAAAAGGCCCGCCGAAGCGGGCCTTTGCACCAATTTGGCTCAATCAGTTACAGATTAAGCACGATGTCGTAAATGTCGTCAAACGTCATCGAATAGCCGATATTTACGCGCGGACGCTTGTATCCACGAACCGTGTTGCTTTCGAAAATGCTGGTCACACCAACCCACAAACCACTGGCGTGGCTGATTTTGACACCGGCATCAAACATGTCGTCCATGTAGTCCGGGTTGCCGAAGTCGTAGGTCTTGCCGTGGAAGATCGTGTAGCCCATGTGCAGGCTCAGATCGATGGTATCGCTGACCGGTGCGGTCAGGTTGGCATCCAGGTAGATGTAGTCGTCATCGGCACGACCGGCGCTGTTCACACCGTAGTACACGTAACCGGACAGCATGCCTTTGTTGTAACCCGCATAGAGCTCAAGGATTTTGTCCTCACGCATGGTCGGGGAGGCCGGGTACAGGTAAGCAATCGCACCGAAGTCGAAGTCGCCAGCGGTGATGCCCGCGTACAGGTCAACTTCGTTACCGGAGGTGTCGTTACCTACGTTGGACATCCAGGTGCCGGCGTACACGCTGTTGTAGTTCCAGTCCAGTCCACCCGAAACCGCAGCAGAGTTGCCACTGCTCGGCAGGCCGCGGAACACGTATTCGGAGGCAAAATCGATGTTGCCAGAAACGGTGCCAAAGCTCTTACCCTCTCCAGCGTGCGCCATCGAGGACGCCAGCGCCATAGCGGCGACTCCCAAGCCACCTGCGAATGTGATTTTCATGCGAAGTAATCCCTTCAATTTATCGAGTGAATCGGTAGCCGCGCACGCCGCGCGACGTCATCATCAAGCAGTTTACACCGGAAAAGCAAGAAAAATCACGGTCCTGCCGCATCATTTCCAGCTTGTCCCCCATCCTAATTCATGCCGTTTTTACGGCTTATTTGAGCATCGCCTCGACGGCTGCACGCACTTGTTCGTCAGTCAGCGACGCATCACCACCGCGAGCCGGCATCGAACCGACCCCATTGATCGCAGCAGCAACCAATCCGTCAAGGCCGCCGGCGGCGTCCTTGCGGGCCGCCCAGTCAGCAGCATCACCAATCTTGGGCGCGTCCAGCAAACCGGTGTTGTGGCAGGCGCCACATACGTTCTGAACGATCTCTTGGGTGCTGCGCGACGCGTCTGCTTTGGGTGCCGGAGCCGCCGGCACTTGCGATGCATCGGTATAAACCGCGCCGATGGGCTCAAGCCGCTCAGCCGTCCGCTGCAACGCCACGGGCTCCATTTCACCCTCTGCGTCGATCGAATTGGCAATAACACCAATCAGGACAGCAATCCCCACCAGCACCCCCAGCACGGCGAGAAACGTGACCACAAAAATCCGGTCGTGACTATGGTCTTCAACAACAGCAGCTTGATCTGTAGACATCTTAAGTTCCGCTAAGCCGCGCCCCAACGCAGCGTGAACTGGACATTCATGCCCAGCATGAATCGAAAATCTGGTGCGCCCGGCAGGAATCGAACCTGCGACCTTCGGCTTCGGAAACCGACACTCTATCCAACTGAGCTACGAGCGCTATGGCCGGCGGATTTTAGCTCACATGCGTCCGTATGTCGCGCACCGCAAGCGGGGGACACCGAAACCCAGCATCCGCATGCATGGGGCAAGGCCAAGCGTAACGCTCACGCGGCTTGGCGCGGGCTGGCATGCGCGCTGGCCGCGTCTGCACCTGCCTGAGCAGAGTCGCCAGGGCGTGCGCTCTTATGCGGAATGAAGCTCATCGCGCGCTCAGCCAGGGCGGTGATGGTAAGGCTCGGGTTAACGCCCAGATTGGCCGACAGCATGGAGCCGTCCACGACGTACAAGCCACGGTAGTTGAAGATCCGGTTCTGCGCGTCAATCACGCCGCGCTCAGGACTGTCGGCCATGGCACAGCCGCCCATGCAATGCGCGGTCATCGGCACATTGAAGGCAATCTCGCTCATCGACGACAAGCCCACACCGCCGGTGGCCTTGGCGACTTTCTCGGTGAACGCGTTGGCTTCGGGAATGAAGGTCGGGATCGGCTCGCCGTGCGAGGTCAGCGTTTTGCGGAATGGCCAATACCAACGCCGCTGCCAGCGCATGTCGATATGCCCTTCAAGCGTCTGCATGACCAGAAACCCCATAGTCTCTCGCGCCCATCTCCAGGGCAGCAACGCGCGCAGGCCTCGCACCGGGCTACGCAGCAACAGCCTGAGCATCGCACCCAGCCAGTAGGCAACCCGGGCAACACCGGCGCGCCCACCGGTCAGCACGGTGAACAGGGCACTCATTAGATTGGAGCCGTCGGGGTAGCGAAACACCTCGATATGGGTGTGCTCATCAATATAAATGCCGGAGCCGATGGCCACACCCTTGGACAGGTCCTCGCGCGTGCCGGGATAGCGCACCCCCAGGATGGATTCCGCGTTGGTTCGCACACGCTTGCCCAGATCATCCGAGATGTTGGGCAGTGAGCCACGTTCTTTCAGATCAAACAGCAAACCCTGGGTGCCCAATGACGAAGCTGCGAATATCACGTTGGCGGCGGTCACCTGCTGACGTTTTTTAAACAAGCGAGCAAAGGCCGGCACGCTGGTCACGACATAGCCATCGCGGCCGTCGGCCTGACCGTTCAGCGGTTGTACATCGACGACCCGGGTTTGGGCCTGCACTTGTACGCCCTGTTGCTCGGCCAGATACAGGTAGTTCTTATCCAGCGTATTCTTGGCGTCATGCCGGCAGCCAACCATGCACGCGCCACAGCCGATGCACGACTTGCGTGCCGGCCCCTGGCCGTCGAAGTACGGGTCCGGGTACTGCGTCCCGGCAGCATCACCGTCCTTGCCGAAAAACACGCCGACCTGAGTGTAGTAAAAGCTCTCTTCAACCCCGACCATCCGCGCCATCTCACGCAACCGCGCATCGGCCGGCCCCGGGCGTTTGTTTTCAGTGACCCCAAGCATGCGCTTGGCCGTGGCGTAGTGTTCCGGCATGCAGGCCTGCCATTGATCAAGCCCCGCCCAGTTACCGTCCTTCCAGACCGAATCCGGCGGCACCAGCAGCGTCTGAGCATAGGTGATCGATCCACCACCGACGGCATTGCCATGCAGGATCATCACATGCTTGAACAGACGCAGGCTGAGAAAACCGCGCAGGGCCAGCAGCGGCATCCACAGGTAATCCCAGAAGCGCCAATTGGTCTTGGGCAGATTGTCCGGCGTCCAGCGTCGACCCTGCTCGACGACCAGGACCTTGTAGCCTTTGCGGCTCAAACGATAGGCGGACACGCTGCCACCAAACCCTGAACCCACGATGACATAGTCGTAATCGTGCTGCTGTGTCTGCTTCATCTCGGCCTCCCACGGTTCTGCTTTGCTGACGCAAAGCGTAGTCAGGCCGATTATTGGCAGGCGCAGGTGCCCCATCGCCTAACCAAAGTGAGGTTTTTACGGCTGCCGATTCAGATCAGACCCAACTCCAGCGCGCGAACCAGCGCACCGGAGCGGTTCTTGACCCCGAGCTTGCCGTAGATGTTATGCAGGTGCCATTTGAGCGTGCCTTCAGAGACAAAAATGGCCTCGGCGATCTCGCGGTTGCTGAGATCGGATTGCAGGCGACGCAGAATCTGCCGCTCGCGTTTGGTCAGTTCTTCAAACAGTCCGTTCACGCTGGCCGCTGCAACAGGCTTGAGCGGCGTGGCGACCGCGCACTGCGTGAGTCGGCGGAGCAGGTGCGCTGCGGCCTGCTGATCCGGGGTCAGTTCTAGCCGATTGAGCACAGGTTGCAGCACCTCGCCCTCATCCACAAACAAACGCACATAGCCGTGCTCCGCACCAAGCAATAAGGCCTCGGCCAGCCGGTGCTGAGCTTGAACCGGTTTCTCTGCCGCAGACAACGCCAGCACCTGCAGAACCAGCAACTCAGTCTCGCGGCGGGCCAGCCCCAGATCACGACAACGCGTGATCGCCGGGTTCAGACGCTCAGCGGCATCCAGCGGGTCACGCATGAGCTGCAAACGGGCGCAGACACGGAACGATTTCTCCGCATCCAGCGAAACCGCCTTGTCCGGCTCCGGCCAATGATCCAGCTGCAGACGGCGCGCCAACTCATGCGCCTGATCAAGGTGGCCATCACGGCACAACCAATTGAACTGCTCGGTGGCCAGGGTCAGGGCGGCACGCGAGAGCTGAAAACGGTCGGCGATCTCACGCCCTTTGAGCAGGCTCTGATAACCCGCCTCGGCGTCCCCGTCCAGACGCAACAGGCGCGCCCGGGTGATGTGGTGCAGGATCAGGTAATCCGCCTGGGCGTAGCTGTCGTTTTCGCTGATACAGTCGATGTGCTCGCGAGCCGCGGCGATCTCGTCACGCTCATAGTGGACGAAGGCCAGCACGGCATGAGCATGCCCGGCATGCTGATGCATCAAGGACAGGTGCTGGCGCATGTGCTCAAGCAGCTGCTCCGCCGCGCTCGCCGCCGCGCTGAAGTCCCCGCCCTTGAGATGCAGATAACTCTCGATCGCCAGATTCCAGGACATCAGATAGTGCGCATCGGTGCCCTGAAACAGACGCTTGCCCTCGGCGATCACAGCCAGGCCCTGATCGATCTGTGAGTAGCACTTATGGGCAAAGGCCAGCACATTGCGCACCGAGCCCTGATTGACCCGCGGCGCCTGCGGCCAGCGCTGCACCCAGTCACTGGATATGCGCATCATGTCGCCCATCTGGTCACCCAGACCGGCGACATGCGCCTCCTGCATGGCCAGCTCCTGATCCAGCTGGTCGAGCCGCGAACGCGGCAGCTCGGCGCTGGCGGCGAGGCGCTGGCGCAGCGCGGCCAGATTGTCGAGGATCAGGCGCGACTGGTCCGGCTGACCGTTGAGCATGGTCGCGAACGCGTTCTGCAGATGGATTTCGGGGTAGCGATCGGCCCACTCGCGTGGCAAGCGCTTCATCCATTCCATGATGGTTTGCAGGTAGCCCCGCGAGAACACCAGCTCCTCGACATTCTCGGCAAGCCAGCGACTGGCCAAATCCCAGGCCTGGGCACGCATCACGCAATGTATGGCTTCCAGGGGCAGGTTCTGCGCCATCAGATGGCGCGCCCCGCGTATCAATGCATCGCGCGCCAGTTCAGGACACTGGCGCTCACCCTGCTCACGGAAAAACTGCCCGACCAGATGGTGAAAACGGTACCAGCGGCCCTGCGTATCCATGCGTTTGAGAAACAGGTTGCGGGCATGCAGCTCGGCCAGCCGCGCCCCAGCCAGCGGTGCATCACAGGCCGCAGCGGCTAGACCTTCATCAATGCGATTGAACTGGGCGATCACGAAGATCAGTTCGCGGGTGGGCTGATCCAGGTTGTCCAGCAACACCTCGCCGAGGTAATCCATCACGCTCTGCGCATTGCCGGCAAAAGCCCGCACCACCGCCGAGGGATCCTGCGCACCCTCCAGAATCAGTGCAGCCAGTTCCAGTCCGGCCGGCCAGCCCTCGGTACGTTGCACCAGACTGTGGATGTCCGCTGCGGCCAACTGCGCGCGCAGGCGGCTGGACAACAAGGCGGCGGTTTCCTCGTCACTGAACTTGAGCGCCTCGACGCCAAACTCCTGCAGCTTGCGACGCACGCGCAGGCGCCCCAGTGGCACCGGCACATCCTCGCGGCTGCCGAGCACGAACTGCACCTGCGCCGGCGCGTAGTTGACCAGCCAGCGCAGCACCTCGAGTACCTCATCACCGCGCACGAAATGCACGTCATCGATGAACAGCACCAGGCGATGACTGAGTTCGCTGAGCTCGGTGGCCAAGGCCTCCAGCACGGCGCGAATACCACCGGAAAGCAGGGTGTCCTGCGCATCACGCAAGGCCGTGCCGGCATCCAGCCCGCCGCGCCGTAAAGCGCCGCCAAGATAGCGCGCAAATCGAGCAGGATCGCTGTCGTCCTCATCCAGGTTCAGCCAGGTGGTGCGCACGCCAGCATCCTCCAGCGCATGCTGCCATTGAGCCATGACCGTGGATTTGCCGTAGCCGGCCGGGGCAATCACCGTGGCCAGCGAAATACGCCCGTCACGAAAAGCCTCCGGCAACTGCAACTGCGCCCGCACAATCGGCTCGGCCGCGCCAATCGCTGGGCACAGCTTGGTTTCCAACAACGTTGGCAGGGCAGGCGCTGGGTTCATAGTGATACCGCCGGAACCTAACTTAGGGTAGGCGAACCGGACAGGAAAAGGGTCAACACTGTCATGGTCAGAAACTCTGAATGTCTGACGTGCTGAAATGCCTCCTCAGGCCAGAACTTGTTCTAATAGTGGAGGCGGCAAATCTGGCACGCAGTCCCGACGAAGTCCAGAACATGCGAGGCGCCAGTGCGCTGACAAAGACAGGAGACACCGATCATGGCCGTAGTACACCCCCTGCATCAAAATGACACCGCAGCGATGCTGCACGCGGCATTCGACCGCCAGCGCCAGGCCTACCGCGCGGCGCCGGTCCCCACCATTGCCCAGCGCAAACACGACCTCAACCAGCTCAAAGCGCTGCTCAACGACAACCGCGATGCGATCGTTGATGCGATCTGCCAGGACTATGGCAACCGGGCCCGCAACGAAAGCCTGTTCGCCGACGTCATTTCGGTCACCGACTCGATCAATGACTGCATCAAGAAGGTCAAGAAATGGGCGCGCCCGCAAAAGCGCCACGTCGACATGGCCCTGTTCCCTGGCGGTCGCAACCGGGTCATTCCGCAACCACTCGGCTGCGTCGGCGTGATCGTACCGTGGAATTTCCCGGTGTTCCTCAGCTTCGGCCCGCTGGCCGCCGCGTTTGCCGCAGGCAACCGGGCGATGGTCAAAATGTCGGAGAACTCGATCGCCCTGAGTCGCCTGCTGATCGAGCTGGCTCCCAAATATTTCGAGGCCGACAAGCTCTGCTTCTTCGAAGAAACCGGCGATGTCGGCATCGAATTCTCGAAGATTCCCTTCGATCTGCTGTTCTTCACCGGCTCGGGCGCAACCGGGCGCAAGGTCATGGCCGCAGCCGCCGCCAACCTGACCCCGGTGGTCCTGGAGCTGGGCGGCAAGGCGCCGGCCGTAATCGACCCCAAATTCCCGCTTGAAACGGCGGTTCAGCGCATACTCTTCGTCAAGCAATTCAACGCCGGCCAGATCTGCACCAACGTGGATTACGTGTTCGTGCACGAATCGCAAACCGACGACTTTGTCAGCGCCGCACAAGCCTGGGCAGCCAAGCACATCCCCGATATCAACAGCAACGACTACACCTCGGTGATCGACGAGCGCAGCTACCAGCGCCTCATGACCACCCTGGACGACGCCCGCAGCAAAGGCGCCCGCATCGTCAACCTGTGCCAGCAGGAACCGGACCCGCAGACTCGCAAGATCCCGCTGCACCTGGTCATGAACACCACGCCGGACATGATCATCCGCCAGCGCGAAACCTTCGGACCGCTGCTCATGGTGCTGAACTACAGCTCACCGGACGAGGTCATCAACTACGTCCAGGATCATGACCGCCCGTTGGCTTTCTACCCGTTCAGCAAGGACCGCAACCTGGTCGATCGGTACATCAACGACACCATGTCGGGCGGGGTTACGGTCAACGACGCGCTCTACCATGTGGCCCAGCACGACATGCCGTTCGGCGGTGTCGGCCCCAGCGGCATGGGCCACTATCACGGTCACGAAGGCTTTATCACGTTCTCGAAAATGCGCCCGGTGTTCTATCAGGCCCCGTTCAGCGCCATGAAGCTGCTGCAGCCGCCGTATGGCCGCTTTGCCAACTTCGTGTTCAATTTCCTGGTCAAATTCAAGAAATAAGCCGCCAGCGCCCGCCAAGACCGGCGGGCGCTGATCTGCCTCCGCGGACCAGAAGACTATGGTTTTGCAACGCTGACTCGATAGAGTGGCTTCTGGAAGTCCAGCGTCCCACGGAGGCAACGCCATGCAAAACCTGAACGACCTGTATTTTTTCACTCAGGTCGTCGAATACGGCGGCTTTGCCCCGGCGGGACGCGAGCTGGGTATACCCAAGTCCAAGCTCAGCCGACGCATCGCCCTGCTCGAAGAGCGCCTTGGCGTTCGCCTGATCCAACGCTCCTCGCGGCGCTTTCATGTCACCGATATCGGCCGCATCTATCTGCGCCACTGCAAAGCCATGCTGGTGGAAGCCGAAGCCGCTCAGCAGGCCATCGATGCGATCCACTCGGAACCCTGCGGCCTGATCCGCATGAGCTGCCCGACTACGCTGCTGCATGTGCACGTCAGCCCGATGCTGAACCGCTTCATGACCCGTTATCCGCAGGTTCAGCTTCAGCTGGACGCGACCAACCGGCGTGTTGACGTGCTCGGCGAAGGGCTGGATCTGGCCATACGGGTGCGCCCGCCACCGCTGGAGGACAGCGATCTGGTGCTGCGCGTGCTGTCGGCACGCGGACAATGTCTGGTCGCCAGCCCGGAGCTGCTGCGCGCGCACGCCCCGGTGCACAGCCCCGACGACCTCACCGCGCTGCCCAGCCTGGCCCGTGGCCGCCCCGAAGAAGCCCACCGCTGGGACTTGCAGGGCCCGGATGAGGCCCAGGCCTCGATCCGTCACACACCGCGCCTGATCACCACCGACATGCTCAGCCTGCGCAGCGCCGCGCTGGCTGGTCTGGGTATCGTTCAGCTACCCCATCTGATGGTCCACGAACAACTGCAAAACGGCGCGCTGCAGCAGGTGCTGCCGGCCTGGGAGCCACGCGCCGAAATCATCCATGCGGTGTTCCCCTCACGGCGCGGCATGCTGCCGGCCGTGCGTGCCCTCATCGACCATCTGGCCAGCGGCTATGCCGCACTCGAGGACAGCTGAGGCCTAGTCGCGGATCACCCGCTGGACCCGCCCCTTGACCCGGCACAGCAGCTCGTAGCTGATCGTACCCGCGTGCGCTGCCACCTCATCCACCGGCAGGTTGCGCCCCCACAGCGTGACCACCTCACCCACGGCCACATCGCCCGCGGCCGTCACATCCAGCGCCAGCATGTCCATCGACACGCGCCCCGCCAACGGCACCCGCTGGCCATTGACCCAGGCCTGGGCCGACGGCGCGATACGGCGCGGATAACCGTCGCCATAGCCAATCCCCACCGTCGCGATACGCGAAGGGCGAGACGCCACCCAGTCGCCGCCATAGCCGACGGACTGACCCGCTGCGACGTCCTGAAAACCAAGAATCCGTGCCTTGAGGGTCATCACCGGACGCAAATCCAGATCGGCACCGGCGATCGGCGAAGATCCATACAGCATGATGCCCGGGCGTACCCAGTCAGCATGGCTGTCAGGATGGGCGATCACCCCAGCCGAGTTGGCCATGCTTGCCGGCCAGTCAGGCAGGTGCTCAGCATGAGCCTGACGAAACGCCGCAATCTGCGCCTGAGTCAGCGGATTGAGCGGCTCATCGGCACAGGCGAAATGGCTCATCATCACCCCATGCACGCCCTTGTCGCACAGGCGTCTGGCCACATCCTTGAACTGTGATGGGGAAAAACCCAGCCGATTCATGCCACTGTTGAACTTGAGCCACAGCGGCGGCGTATCCGCCATGCGCAGAATCCGCTCCAGCACGCTGTGATCGTGCAGCGTGATCGCTACAGCATGGGCCGCGCACCAGCGCAAAGCTTCGTCATCCAGCGCCGACGCGGTCAGCAACAAGGGCATGTGTGGCAATTCGTTGCGCAGCCTCTCGGCCTC
Proteins encoded in this window:
- a CDS encoding LuxR C-terminal-related transcriptional regulator; amino-acid sequence: MNPAPALPTLLETKLCPAIGAAEPIVRAQLQLPEAFRDGRISLATVIAPAGYGKSTVMAQWQHALEDAGVRTTWLNLDEDDSDPARFARYLGGALRRGGLDAGTALRDAQDTLLSGGIRAVLEALATELSELSHRLVLFIDDVHFVRGDEVLEVLRWLVNYAPAQVQFVLGSREDVPVPLGRLRVRRKLQEFGVEALKFSDEETAALLSSRLRAQLAAADIHSLVQRTEGWPAGLELAALILEGAQDPSAVVRAFAGNAQSVMDYLGEVLLDNLDQPTRELIFVIAQFNRIDEGLAAAACDAPLAGARLAELHARNLFLKRMDTQGRWYRFHHLVGQFFREQGERQCPELARDALIRGARHLMAQNLPLEAIHCVMRAQAWDLASRWLAENVEELVFSRGYLQTIMEWMKRLPREWADRYPEIHLQNAFATMLNGQPDQSRLILDNLAALRQRLAASAELPRSRLDQLDQELAMQEAHVAGLGDQMGDMMRISSDWVQRWPQAPRVNQGSVRNVLAFAHKCYSQIDQGLAVIAEGKRLFQGTDAHYLMSWNLAIESYLHLKGGDFSAAASAAEQLLEHMRQHLSLMHQHAGHAHAVLAFVHYERDEIAAAREHIDCISENDSYAQADYLILHHITRARLLRLDGDAEAGYQSLLKGREIADRFQLSRAALTLATEQFNWLCRDGHLDQAHELARRLQLDHWPEPDKAVSLDAEKSFRVCARLQLMRDPLDAAERLNPAITRCRDLGLARRETELLVLQVLALSAAEKPVQAQHRLAEALLLGAEHGYVRLFVDEGEVLQPVLNRLELTPDQQAAAHLLRRLTQCAVATPLKPVAAASVNGLFEELTKRERQILRRLQSDLSNREIAEAIFVSEGTLKWHLHNIYGKLGVKNRSGALVRALELGLI
- a CDS encoding coniferyl aldehyde dehydrogenase, translated to MAVVHPLHQNDTAAMLHAAFDRQRQAYRAAPVPTIAQRKHDLNQLKALLNDNRDAIVDAICQDYGNRARNESLFADVISVTDSINDCIKKVKKWARPQKRHVDMALFPGGRNRVIPQPLGCVGVIVPWNFPVFLSFGPLAAAFAAGNRAMVKMSENSIALSRLLIELAPKYFEADKLCFFEETGDVGIEFSKIPFDLLFFTGSGATGRKVMAAAAANLTPVVLELGGKAPAVIDPKFPLETAVQRILFVKQFNAGQICTNVDYVFVHESQTDDFVSAAQAWAAKHIPDINSNDYTSVIDERSYQRLMTTLDDARSKGARIVNLCQQEPDPQTRKIPLHLVMNTTPDMIIRQRETFGPLLMVLNYSSPDEVINYVQDHDRPLAFYPFSKDRNLVDRYINDTMSGGVTVNDALYHVAQHDMPFGGVGPSGMGHYHGHEGFITFSKMRPVFYQAPFSAMKLLQPPYGRFANFVFNFLVKFKK
- a CDS encoding LysR family transcriptional regulator; the protein is MQNLNDLYFFTQVVEYGGFAPAGRELGIPKSKLSRRIALLEERLGVRLIQRSSRRFHVTDIGRIYLRHCKAMLVEAEAAQQAIDAIHSEPCGLIRMSCPTTLLHVHVSPMLNRFMTRYPQVQLQLDATNRRVDVLGEGLDLAIRVRPPPLEDSDLVLRVLSARGQCLVASPELLRAHAPVHSPDDLTALPSLARGRPEEAHRWDLQGPDEAQASIRHTPRLITTDMLSLRSAALAGLGIVQLPHLMVHEQLQNGALQQVLPAWEPRAEIIHAVFPSRRGMLPAVRALIDHLASGYAALEDS
- the alr gene encoding alanine racemase is translated as MLQTVWAELDLSALRHNLAQVRACAPRARVMAMLKADAYGHGLLTCARALAEEADGIAVARLDEAERLRNELPHMPLLLTASALDDEALRWCAAHAVAITLHDHSVLERILRMADTPPLWLKFNSGMNRLGFSPSQFKDVARRLCDKGVHGVMMSHFACADEPLNPLTQAQIAAFRQAHAEHLPDWPASMANSAGVIAHPDSHADWVRPGIMLYGSSPIAGADLDLRPVMTLKARILGFQDVAAGQSVGYGGDWVASRPSRIATVGIGYGDGYPRRIAPSAQAWVNGQRVPLAGRVSMDMLALDVTAAGDVAVGEVVTLWGRNLPVDEVAAHAGTISYELLCRVKGRVQRVIRD